CAGAGCAGCCACGCGGCGACCAGTCCCACGGCGACCGCCTCGGCCCGCAGCAACCGGACCGCCCAGCGGAGGGTGACGGGGATCGGGTCGGAGTCGATGGTCACGCGCGCCACGATACCCGTGGTGGCGCGCGGTACAGTGCCGCCCATGCGGGCCGTCCTGGTGGTCAATCCGAAGGCCACCACCACCAGCGAGCGCAGCCGGGACGTCCTGGTCCGGGCACTGCGCAGCGAAGTCGACCTCTCCGTGCGCTACACCCGGCGACGGGGGCACGCGACCGACCTGGCGCGCGAGGCGGCCGAGGAGGGCGTCGACGTCGTCGTCACGTTGGGTGGCGACGGCACGGTGAACGAGGTCGTGAACGGGTTGATGACGGCGCAGCCGCCGACCCTGCCCAACGGCGCCACGCCGGCCGAGCGGCTGCCCGCCCTGGCGACCGTGCCGGGAGGCTCGACGAACGTCTTCGCGCGGGCGCTGGGCCTGCCCCGGGACTGGCCGGACGGGACCAGCATGATCCTGGAGGGCCTGCGGCTGGGCCGGTACCGGACGATCGGGCTCGGCCGGGCCGACGACCGCTACTTCACCTTCTGCGCGGGCTTCGGCGTCGACGCGGCGGTCATCCACCGGGTGGAGCAGGCCCGCCGGCGGGGCCGGGTCTCGACCCCCTCCCTCTACTTCCGGTCCACCGTGGCCCAGTACTTCCTCAACTCCGACCGCCGCCATCCGGCGATCAGCCTGGAGCGCCCGGGCGAGCCGGCGGAGGGCGAGCTGGCGACGGTCATCATCCAGAACACCGCGCCTTGGACGTACCTGGGCGACCGCGAGGTCAACCCGAACCCGGAGGCGTCGTTCGATCTGGGCCTGGACGTGCTCGCCCTGCGACAGCTCCGGGTGGCCAGCACGACACGCACAGTGACGCAGTTCTTCTCCCGGACGCCGGATCCGCACGGCCGCCAGGTGCTGCGGCTGCACGATGTCGCGGAGTTCACCCTGGTCTCGGCCCGTCCGCAGGCGTTCCAGCTCGACGGCGACTACCTTGGCGAGCGGGAGAAAGTCAGATTCACATCCATTCCCGCCGCACTGAGAGTAATCTGCTAGGTCTCGGGTACTGCCGTAGGTCGACGCGGTCGCGACACCGGACCGATGCGACGGCCGCCACACCGAGGGGCAGGTGCCGGAAATGTCAGCAATGTCACGCGGACTGTACTATATTGATCCTCGACAGTGGTACGCCGGGTAACCAGGAAGGCGCTGGAATCCGGACAAAGGGGTTGTGGGCTTGCTCACCGCCCGGAGTTTTTCCGAGCGTCACCCTTGACATCCCGGGCGTTCGTGAAAGTATTCACAAGCGAACTTGAGTTGCCGGGACATTGCCTGGATATGCTCGTCAGGTTGAGCTGTTCCAGCAGGTCCGCGGGGCCGACACAGCCTGCTCACGCACTGCCGAATAGGCGTACGCGAACCGTCACCATTCGGCGCTGCGGATGCATATAGGAAAAGCAACAGAAGCAATATCTGCCACCCACCCAGAATGAGGAGTGTTGCCGCCATGGACTGGCGTCACCATGCTGTCTGCCGCGACGAGGACCCGGAGCTGTTCTTCCCGATCGGGACGTCCGGGCCGGCTCTCCTGCAGGTCGAGCAGGCCAAGGCCGTCTGCCGGCGCTGCTCCGTGACCGACCAGTGCCTGCAGTGGGCGCTGGAGTCCGGTCAGGACGCCGGCGTCTGGGGCGGGATGAGCGAGGAGGAACGGCGGGCTGTGAAGCGCCGCGGTGGCCTCCGGGTGCTGCGCGCTCACTCCGCCTGATCCCCACGCACCAGCAGTACGCCCCGGCCGGGTACGCCCGCCGGGGCGTACTGCTGTCCACATGCCGTCTGCATACCCGGCGGAGTCGACCTCCGATCATGGGCCGGCCGTGAGCCCGGCCACCCGGCTCACGGCGTCCACGCGCCGCAGGACCAGATCGGCCAGCTCCGGCGCGTCGGTCAGCGGGGCGGACACC
The sequence above is drawn from the Micromonospora sp. M71_S20 genome and encodes:
- a CDS encoding WhiB family transcriptional regulator, with translation MDWRHHAVCRDEDPELFFPIGTSGPALLQVEQAKAVCRRCSVTDQCLQWALESGQDAGVWGGMSEEERRAVKRRGGLRVLRAHSA
- a CDS encoding diacylglycerol kinase family protein, which codes for MRAVLVVNPKATTTSERSRDVLVRALRSEVDLSVRYTRRRGHATDLAREAAEEGVDVVVTLGGDGTVNEVVNGLMTAQPPTLPNGATPAERLPALATVPGGSTNVFARALGLPRDWPDGTSMILEGLRLGRYRTIGLGRADDRYFTFCAGFGVDAAVIHRVEQARRRGRVSTPSLYFRSTVAQYFLNSDRRHPAISLERPGEPAEGELATVIIQNTAPWTYLGDREVNPNPEASFDLGLDVLALRQLRVASTTRTVTQFFSRTPDPHGRQVLRLHDVAEFTLVSARPQAFQLDGDYLGEREKVRFTSIPAALRVIC